Proteins from a single region of Kluyveromyces lactis strain NRRL Y-1140 chromosome C complete sequence:
- the BIK1 gene encoding Bik1p (similar to uniprot|P11709 Saccharomyces cerevisiae YCL029C BIK1 Microtubule-associated protein component of the interface between microtubules and kinetochore involved in sister chromatid separation essential in polyploid cells but not in haploid or diploid cells ortholog of mammalian CLIP-170): MDNQDCIGLVIEVPNIGRGQIRYIGSVETKKGTFVGINLFAGNGKNDGTFRGRRYFETSFPQSGLFIQWEKIANLIPIPSNPEANMTIPPASPTPVRINANFLGYHEPLQNSFPEIKSRTSISNVIQPNDDPMQTTSSDLKMLQTELVQYKRLVEDQRIVFEEIQAAIDEYETKLDTTEKEKVLLQNQLDHERTSHQRQKQFYESEHDQLLTVIDELQSEINRNAAILAEIMQKEKKNSLENDYVMQDEPNSDALLINDLREQILELQQHKTQAELHRVQWEKEKEQLQFRNQSLSKEYKNLTTEMTEYQQKSHDTETKEYTLNKELDDARKKIGELESRVEELSKKQEENTLIVDSNIETLPLYNPGAEVKSTLVNAAAGRSLWCALCEKDGHESVDCPYDDKFF, encoded by the coding sequence ATGGATAATCAAGACTGTATAGGACTGGTAATTGAAGTTCCTAACATAGGTAGAGGGCAAATACGGTACATTGGCTCAGtagaaacaaagaaaggAACATTTGTTGGTATCAATTTGTTTGCTGGCAATGGAAAAAACGATGGAACTTTCAGAGGCAGACGGTATTTTGAGACTTCTTTCCCTCAAAGTGGACTTTTTATCCAATGGGAAAAGATCGCCAACTTGATCCCAATACCTTCTAACCCTGAGGCAAATATGACCATACCACCTGCATCACCTACTCCCGTAAGGATTAACGCAAATTTTTTAGGGTATCATGAACCTCTTCAAAACAGTTTTCCTGAAATCAAGTCGCGAACTAGTATTTCAAATGTCATTCAACCGAATGACGATCCGATGCAAACTACTTCCTCGGACTTAAAAATGTTACAAACAGAGCTAGTTCAATACAAAAGACTAGTAGAGGATCAACGAATTGTATTCGAGGAGATCCAAGCTgcaattgatgaatatgaGACTAAGTTGGATACCACAGAAAAGGAGAAAGTTCTACTTCAAAACCAACTCGACCATGAAAGAACGTCCCATCAGCGCCAAAAGCAGTTTTATGAAAGTGAACATGATCAGCTTTTGACTGTGATAGACGAGCTCCAATCTGAGATAAACCGGAATGCTGCCATATTAGCCGAGATTATGcagaaggaaaagaaaaattccCTTGAAAATGATTATGTTATGCAAGATGAACCGAACAGTGATGCCCTTTTAATTAACGATTTAAGGGAACAGATACTAGAACTACAGCAACACAAGACTCAAGCTGAATTGCATAGGGTCCAATGGgagaaagagaaggagCAACTGCAATTCCGTAACCAGTCGttatcaaaagaatataaaaaTTTGACTACTGAGATGACAGAGTATCAACAGAAATCCCATGATACAGAGACAAAAGAGTATACTCTCAACAAGGAATTAGACGATGcaaggaaaaaaattggGGAGCTCGAATCCCGAGTCGAAGAATTATCCAAAAAACAGGAAGAAAATACACTTATTGTGGACAGTAACATTGAAACCTTGCCGTTATACAATCCAGGTGCCGAAGTAAAGTCAACTTTAGTGAATGCAGCTGCAGGGCGCTCGTTGTGGTGTGCTCTTTGCGAAAAAGACGGTCATGAATCAGTAGATTGCCCATACGACGACAAATTCTTTTAG
- a CDS encoding uncharacterized protein (some similarities with uniprot|P47032 Saccharomyces cerevisiae YJL079C PRY1 Protein of unknown function, has similarity to Pry2p and Pry3p and to the plant PR-1 class of pathogen related proteins) produces MKLNSVIVSSFIAASVLAQNTVTLDLTLDATSTRLSKPVATSTDSGYSATSSTSVPSDEVSSRDTVTGSVTSVPSSTASSDSTSTDTVPSSSETSELETSSSISSPYYGNTTLTDSIPTSDFGSEVTSSIVPTSEVDLTSIGETSTSSGALSSESSILSTSSDGTSEGNSAPSSIQSSTSSSSEVTSTPSSTESSTSSISSEETLVSSATESSTSSTSSEYTSTPSSTESSTSSISSEETVVSSATESSTSSTSSEVASTPSSTESSTSSTTPTSTLASTTADSAATTTAEAISDADRESVLNAHNEYRARHQSTNPLVWNEELAAYAYDYTQTLFGSDNDPCNYKLQHSGGPYGENLAAGTNSDPAALVGLWYDEINYYDYNNVTGISHNGHDVGHFTQLVWAASTDVGCSVTKCSSGSVYLICEYSPAGNVKVVGGNDAYVLYKQNVKPLLESN; encoded by the coding sequence ATGAAGCTCAATTCTGTtattgtttcttcatttatAGCAGCCTCTGTGCTTGCTCAAAATACTGTCACATTAGACTTGACTTTAGATGCTACTTCTACCAGATTATCCAAACCTGTCGCTACTTCAACTGACAGCGGATACTCTGCTACCAGCTCTACTTCTGTCCCAAGTGATGAAGTGAGTTCCAGAGATACAGTAACCGGCAGTGTTACTTCAGTTCCTTCAAGCACAGCTTCATCAGACTCGACTTCAACGGATACTGTTCCATCAAGTTCAGAAACATCAGAATTGGAGACATCAAGCTCGATAAGCTCGCCATACTATGGTAACACAACTCTAACCGACTCTATTCCAACTTCTGATTTCGGATCTGAGGTAACTTCAAGTATAGTTCCTACCTCAGAAGTCGATTTAACGTCTATTGGAGAAACTTCTACCTCGTCCGGTGCTCTTTCAAGTGAATCATCTATCCTATCCACCTCTTCTGATGGTACTTCAGAGGGTAATTCCGCTCCATCTTCCATACAATCGTCTacctcttcttcttctgaagtTACTTCTACTCCATCCTCCACAGAGTCATCTACTTCTTCTATCTCTTCTGAAGAAACCTTGGTCTCATCCGCTACAGAGTCATCTACTTCGTCCACCTCTTCTGAATATACTTCTACCCCATCATCTACAGAGTCATCTACTTCTTCCATCTCTTCTGAAGAAACTGTGGTCTCATCCGCTACAGAGTCATCTACTTCGTCCACCTCTTCTGAAGTTGCTTCTACCCCATCATCTACAGAGTCATCAACCTCTTCGACAACTCCTACTTCTACTTTGGCCAGCACAACAGCAGATTCTGCAGCTACCACAACCGCCGAGGCTATTTCTGATGCCGATCGCGAGAGTGTTTTGAACGCCCATAATGAATACAGAGCTAGACACCAATCCACCAATCCATTAGTTTGGAATGAGGAATTAGCCGCATATGCTTACGATTACACTCAAACATTGTTCGGTAGCGACAACGATCCATGTAACTATAAGCTACAACACTCTGGTGGTCCGTATGGTGAAAACTTGGCTGCTGGTACTAACTCCGATCCAGCTGCCTTAGTTGGCTTGTGGTACGATGAAATCAACTACTATGACTACAACAATGTCACTGGTATCTCTCATAACGGTCATGATGTTGGTCACTTCACTCAATTGGTTTGGGCTGCTAGTACTGACGTCGGATGTTCTGTAACAAAATGTTCTTCCGGATCCGTCTACTTGATCTGTGAATACTCTCCAGCCGGTAATGTTAAGGTTGTTGGTGGCAATGACGCTTATGTGTTGTATAAGCAAAACGTCAAGCCGTTATTGGAGAGCAATTAG